From a single Nostoc edaphicum CCNP1411 genomic region:
- a CDS encoding diflavin flavoprotein, with protein MTNSKPRDVQVLPIATNTKAIRARSWSRLRFEIEYALERGTTSNCYLIEADKTALIDPPPESFTEIYLEALRQTLDLQSLDYIILGHFSPNRVATLKAILELAPQVTFVCSLPGANNLRAAFLEQDLNVLVMRGKETLDLGKGHVLKFLPTPSPRWPEGLCTYDQQTQILYTDKLFATHLCGDEVFDDNWEALKEDQRYYFNCLMAPQIPHVQAALEKISDLQVRMYAVGHGPLVRSSLIELTKAYGEWSRSHNDREISVALLYASAYGNTATLAQAIALGLTKGGVAVKSINCEFATPDEIRINLAQSEGFIIGSPTIGGHAPTPIHTALGIVISSGDNSKLAGVFGSYGWSGEAFDLIEGKLRDSGYRFGFDTLKVKFKPDDVTLKFCEELGTDFAQTLKKAKKVRVPQQAATPVEQAVGRIVGSVCVVTAKQGEVSTAMLGAWVSQATFNPPGITVAIAKERAIESLMYPGGKFALNILPEGNHQDYMKHFRKSFAPGEDRFANFSTAVADNGCTVLTDALAYLECSVNQRLECGDHWVVYATVDEGKLLKPDAVTAINHRKTGTHY; from the coding sequence ATGACCAATTCCAAGCCACGCGACGTACAAGTTTTACCAATTGCTACAAATACTAAGGCGATCAGAGCACGTAGTTGGTCACGTCTGCGGTTTGAAATTGAATACGCACTTGAAAGAGGTACTACCTCCAATTGCTATTTAATTGAAGCTGATAAAACCGCACTTATCGATCCACCGCCAGAAAGCTTTACCGAAATTTATTTAGAGGCATTGCGGCAGACTTTAGATTTGCAAAGTTTGGATTATATAATCCTGGGTCATTTTAGTCCCAATCGAGTTGCAACCCTGAAAGCAATTTTAGAATTAGCACCACAGGTAACTTTTGTCTGCTCTCTTCCCGGTGCGAACAATTTGCGTGCTGCTTTCTTAGAGCAAGATTTAAATGTCTTGGTGATGCGGGGGAAAGAAACTCTGGATTTAGGTAAGGGTCATGTTTTGAAATTCTTGCCCACTCCCAGTCCGCGTTGGCCGGAAGGACTTTGTACCTACGATCAGCAAACTCAAATTCTCTACACAGATAAGTTATTTGCAACTCATCTCTGTGGTGATGAAGTGTTTGATGATAACTGGGAAGCGCTCAAAGAAGACCAGCGTTACTACTTTAACTGCCTGATGGCTCCCCAAATTCCTCATGTGCAAGCAGCTTTGGAGAAAATATCCGATTTGCAGGTGAGAATGTATGCTGTGGGTCATGGGCCTTTGGTACGCAGCAGCTTAATCGAACTCACCAAAGCTTATGGAGAATGGAGCCGTTCTCATAACGATCGCGAAATTTCCGTTGCCCTACTTTACGCTTCAGCTTACGGGAATACAGCGACTTTAGCACAAGCGATCGCTCTGGGATTAACTAAAGGTGGAGTTGCAGTTAAATCAATCAACTGCGAATTTGCCACCCCTGATGAAATTCGCATCAACTTAGCACAGTCAGAGGGTTTTATCATTGGTTCTCCTACCATTGGTGGTCATGCGCCAACTCCCATTCATACTGCTTTAGGGATTGTGATATCAAGCGGTGACAACAGTAAACTCGCTGGGGTATTTGGTTCTTATGGCTGGAGTGGCGAAGCCTTTGACTTAATCGAAGGTAAACTCCGGGATTCTGGATATCGCTTTGGCTTTGACACCCTGAAGGTGAAGTTTAAACCTGATGATGTCACTCTCAAGTTCTGTGAAGAACTAGGTACAGACTTTGCCCAAACACTGAAAAAAGCTAAAAAGGTACGTGTACCACAACAAGCCGCTACCCCTGTGGAACAGGCTGTTGGCCGGATTGTTGGTTCCGTTTGCGTGGTGACAGCTAAACAAGGAGAAGTGTCTACCGCAATGCTAGGCGCTTGGGTTTCTCAAGCCACCTTCAATCCACCCGGAATAACAGTTGCGATCGCTAAAGAACGAGCGATCGAATCTTTAATGTATCCCGGCGGTAAGTTTGCCTTAAATATTTTACCTGAAGGCAATCATCAAGACTACATGAAGCATTTCCGTAAATCTTTCGCGCCTGGGGAAGATCGATTTGCCAACTTTAGTACAGCAGTTGCAGATAATGGCTGTACCGTCCTCACTGATGCATTAGCATATTTGGAATGCTCAGTCAACCAACGTCTGGAATGTGGCGATCATTGGGTTGTGTATGCAACTGTGGATGAAGGTAAATTACTCAAGCCTGATGCTGTTACTGCCATCAACCATCGTAAGACAGGCACTCATTATTAA